A single window of Liolophura sinensis isolate JHLJ2023 chromosome 6, CUHK_Ljap_v2, whole genome shotgun sequence DNA harbors:
- the LOC135468370 gene encoding GPI inositol-deacylase-like, whose amino-acid sequence MAAPIRAVLVLLVLAFLVGGIIDVLRNFEDNQCEMTWMYEQPEYHSITLNKKFQRQFPRYGLYFYGEGNYAHQMKKLKFALTGVPVLFIPGNGGSYKQVRSLGSVAQRKAQNMNNFFHFNYFSVDLNEELSGMHGAVLYQQTEFVNYCIRKILNLYKDSPSPPTSVILVGHSMGGMIARALFTQKNFDPNSVSTIITQATPHQGLVLVPDYLVGKFYKEVNGYWKANKNTKLRDVVVVSTGGGFRDVQVRQDLTSLDGLVAQNVSISTSSMSVPKAWVSTDHLCAVWCRQMVMVTERALFDIVNRSTLQESADVKNKMSVFRYHFLENPGSREYLPVWDEKVEIIKPAIWEPVTTKQWLIVKEKRKKFVYLTVPISKNKNTLVAASNAKVDNWIFACKIKRGQDDCGDTLNLAQRGRVIPPLYSNKRVIQLDLAELTDFTHVVLVLPRGEDKTVVSGEIVGRSELSRTYKLPGLLDILSAFPGSLLSKKEIFRFKGSNSVFFDVSLSGLNSVFHSYKAYLDSTGCPNSTDEYDGSVMQFHMTDGFEDTFAFIKQGLSGEITLKRQSVYRGKTQQKVQLLLYLQPGCNYRLSIKPEILDSMGQFIRFYGPLLLAFIVANILMGFIGQLRSLNKSTICPTLLESVAKYSRPYYVIPLELVIRYLLSHQTVHRFLLPLGLPEDDSIHLQRLRMWFSGLPLILYLLGLGFIAFYVYFFQIVLKVCGKVLCRVWCCPDVCSSLFKLLKYGLILAAIGISGFVCGSLGIAVCCCIQLLKLIRLRCACEHTSPQQFHSISLYNFHFSIFLMLLWLFLFDAPPLIVWVGHIKFSYRLEDDPSRLAGVLCSVAYLIISTWDKPSPVRNMYTSVIYMLYIDVILLLLYATYSQYRIVYVLVAVMLSLIVPQIVSNTIREPNVSDEKDKND is encoded by the coding sequence ATGGCCGCGCCCATACGTGCTGTGCTGGTTTTGCTGGTTTTAGCTTTTCTTGTCGGTGGAATCATTGATGTACTTCGTAATTTCGAAGACAACCAGTGCGAAATGACATGGATGTACGAACAACCCGAATACCACTCCATAACACTGAATAAGAAATTCCAGCGACAATTCCCTAGGTACGGGCTGTATTTCTACGGAGAAGGAAACTACGCGCATCAGATGAAGAAATTAAAGTTCGCGTTGACGGGTGTTCCTGTATTGTTCATACCAGGCAACGGTGGAAGCTACAAGCAAGTACGCTCCCTCGGATCTGTGGCTCAAAGGAAAGCTCAAAACATGAACAATTTCTTCCATTTTAATTACTTTTCAGTGGACCTAAACGAAGAGCTATCGGGCATGCATGGCGCCGTTTTGTATCAGCAGACGGAGTTCGTAAACTATTGTATACGAAAAATTCTTAATCTATACAAGGACTCCCCGTCTCCCCCGACATCTGTAATCCTTGTGGGTCACTCCATGGGAGGTATGATCGCCAGGGCATTGTTCACCCAGAAAAATTTTGATCCGAACTCTGTGTCTACTATCATCACACAAGCTACTCCTCATCAGGGTTTGGTGTTGGTGCCAGACTATCTTGTAGGGAAGTTTTACAAGGAGGTAAATGGGTACTGGAAGGCTAACAAAAACACTAAGCTGagagatgttgttgttgtttctacTGGTGGTGGATTTAGAGATGTCCAAGTACGACAGGATTTGACGTCTTTGGATGGCCTGGTAGCACAGAATGTGTCCATCAGTACATCATCGATGTCCGTGCCGAAAGCCTGGGTGTCAACAGATCACTTATGTGCAGTCTGGTGCCGTCAGATGGTCATGGTCACAGAGAGAGCGTTGTTTGACATTGTCAATAGGTCAACATTGCAGGAGTCAGCagatgtgaaaaacaaaatgtctgtaTTCCGGTATCACTTCCTGGAGAACCCAGGAAGTAGAGAGTATCTCCCAGTTTGGGATGAGAAGGTTGAGATAATAAAACCTGCTATCTGGGAGCCTGTAACTACAAAGCAGTGGCTTATTGTAaaggagaaaagaaagaaatttgtgTATCTAACTGTTCCTATCAGCAAAAACAAGAACACACTGGTAGCTGCAAGCAATGCAAAAGTTGATAACTGGATCTTCGCTTGTAAGATTAAACGTGGACAAGATGACTGTGGAGATACATTGAACCTAGCCCAAAGAGGCAGAGTGATTCCTCCCTTGTATTCAAACAAGAGGGTTATTCAGCTTGACTTGGCAGAATTAACTGACTTCACACACGTTGTCTTGGTTTTGCCTCGTGGGGAAGACAAAACAGTGGTATCTGGTGAAATTGTTGGAAGGAGTGAGCTCTCCAGAACGTACAAACTCCCAGGTTTGCTGGATATCCTGTCAGCCTTCCCAGGAAGTTTGCTGTCCAAGAAAGAGATATTCAGAttcaagggaagcaactctGTATTCTTTGATGTATCCCTGTCTGGTTTAAACAGTGTTTTCCACTCATATAAAGCCTATCTAGACTCCACAGGGTGCCCCAACAGCACAGATGAGTATGATGGCAGTGTAATGCAGTTCCACATGACCGATGGCTTCGAAGACACCTTTGCCTTCATCAAACAGGGGTTGTCTGGAGAAATTACTTTAAAACGACAGAGTGTTTACAGGGGGAAAACACAGCAGAAAGTGCAACTTTTGTTGTATCTACAGCCAGGTTGTAACTACAGACTGTCTATCAAGCCAGAAATTTTGGATAGTATGGGCCAGTTTATTCGTTTTTATGGACCATTGTTATTGGCATTTATTGTTGCCAACATTTTAATGGGTTTTATTGGACAGTTAAGGTCACTAAATAAATCTACTATTTGTCCCACATTGTTAGAATCAGTTGCGAAATACAGTAGGCCATATTATGTTATTCCTTTGGAATTAGTTATTAGATACTTACTCAGCCATCAAACTGTTCACAGATTTCTGTTACCTCTGGGTCTTCCTGAAGATGATAGCATACATCTGCAAAGGCTGAGAATGTGGTTTTCTGGACTACCCCTCATTCTTTATTTGCTTGGCCTTGGGTTCATTGCATTTTATGTTTACTTCTTTCAGATCGTTTTGAAAGTTTGTGGAAAGGTTTTGTGTCGAGTATGGTGTTGTCCTGATGTTTGTTCAAGCCTCTTTAAGCTGTTGAAATATGGCCTGATTTTGGCAGCTATTGGAATATCCGGGTTTGTGTGTGGCAGCTTGGGCATTGCtgtttgttgttgtatacaGCTTTTAAAATTGATTCGCCTTCGCTGTGCCTGTGAACACACAAGTCCTCAGCAGTTTCACTCGATATCAttgtacaattttcatttttccatcTTTCTCATGTTGCTATGGCTTTTCCTCTTTGATGCTCCCCCTCTAATTGTCTGGGTGGGGCATATTAAGTTTAGTTACAGACTTGAGGACGACCCTAGTCGACTGGCTGGTGTACTGTGCTCTGTGGCCTATCTTATCATCAGTACATGGGACAAGCCTTCCCCAGTGAGGAACATGTACACAAGTGTCATCTACATGCTCTATATTGACGTTATTCTGTTGCTTTTATATGCTACTTATTCTCAGTACAGAATAGTGTATGTTCTCGTAGCTGTCATGCTTTCACTTATTGTCCCCCAGATTGTGTCCAATACCATACGTGAACCGAATGTTTCTGATGAAAAGGACAAAAATGATTAA